Proteins encoded by one window of Flavobacterium sp. N502540:
- a CDS encoding glycoside hydrolase family 18 protein, which yields MKQINLFALILLCNFTTSTFGQKSKKMDIIAYYTGDDKLINEYEVSKLNQIIFSFCHLKEGKLSVDSAKDSTTIKHLVSLKASNPQLKIILSLGGWGGCEPCSAAFSTAEGRLTFAKSVKEVSNYFKVDGLDLDWEYPAIEGLPGHLFQPADKPNFTELIKILRSTLGKKYELSFAAGGFQKFLDESIDWKTVMPLVNRVNIMSYDLVNGYSKVTGHHTPLYSTNPKEESTDRAVEYLLKLGIPAEKLVIGGAFYTRTWKNVENINNGLYQAGEHIQGVSFKDYSTFYTEANGWKYFWDEKAKAPHWYNEKEKTFATGDNLASIKAKAEYVKAKNLGGIMFWELPLDATRNGMVNTIYDVKTAK from the coding sequence ATGAAACAAATTAACCTGTTTGCCCTGATTCTATTGTGCAACTTTACCACAAGTACATTTGGGCAAAAAAGCAAAAAAATGGACATCATAGCCTATTATACAGGTGATGACAAGCTAATTAACGAATACGAGGTAAGTAAACTAAACCAAATCATCTTTAGTTTTTGCCATTTAAAAGAGGGGAAACTAAGCGTTGATTCTGCAAAAGATTCTACCACGATTAAACATTTGGTTTCGCTAAAAGCATCCAATCCACAATTAAAAATTATTCTTTCACTTGGTGGCTGGGGAGGTTGTGAGCCTTGTTCTGCTGCATTTTCTACAGCCGAGGGAAGACTTACTTTTGCCAAATCGGTAAAAGAAGTAAGCAATTATTTTAAAGTAGACGGTTTAGATTTAGATTGGGAATATCCGGCAATTGAGGGACTGCCGGGACATTTGTTTCAACCGGCTGACAAGCCAAATTTCACCGAACTAATCAAAATTTTACGTTCAACCCTAGGCAAAAAATACGAATTGAGCTTTGCTGCCGGAGGTTTTCAAAAATTTCTGGACGAATCCATTGACTGGAAAACGGTTATGCCTTTGGTAAATCGTGTGAACATTATGAGTTATGATTTAGTGAACGGATACTCAAAAGTTACCGGACACCATACACCTTTATACAGCACTAATCCAAAAGAAGAATCTACAGACAGAGCAGTTGAATATTTATTGAAACTAGGAATTCCTGCTGAAAAACTAGTTATAGGAGGTGCTTTCTATACCAGAACCTGGAAAAATGTAGAAAACATCAACAATGGTTTGTATCAGGCAGGTGAGCATATTCAGGGAGTTTCTTTTAAAGATTATAGCACTTTTTACACAGAAGCCAATGGATGGAAATACTTTTGGGATGAAAAAGCCAAAGCACCACACTGGTACAATGAAAAAGAAAAGACATTTGCCACAGGAGACAATCTGGCCTCTATAAAAGCAAAAGCAGAATACGTTAAGGCTAAAAACTTAGGCGGAATCATGTTTTGGGAATTGCCTCTGGATGCAACTCGCAACGGAATGGTCAATACAATTTACGACGTTAAAACCGCTAAATAA
- a CDS encoding DUF4251 domain-containing protein, with protein MKTKLSILLLLCCFLNVSVFAQEKTKKELRAERDLQQQKETEALIDSKKFDFEAQKLNPQGGRLIILNYNTYFLRFSSDKIICDLPFFGRAFNIAYGGDGGIKFEGTPEDIKVEKKKKSYILRTTVRGKDDVYNLLFTIFNNGSTTLSVNSNNRAPISYDGVIRASKSGGE; from the coding sequence ATGAAGACTAAATTATCCATTTTATTGTTGCTGTGCTGTTTTTTGAATGTTTCCGTTTTTGCGCAGGAAAAGACGAAGAAGGAGCTAAGAGCAGAAAGAGATTTACAGCAACAGAAAGAAACGGAAGCATTGATTGATTCTAAAAAGTTCGATTTTGAGGCGCAGAAATTAAATCCGCAGGGAGGAAGGCTCATTATTCTGAATTATAATACTTATTTTTTAAGATTTAGCAGCGATAAAATCATTTGTGATTTGCCTTTTTTTGGTCGTGCATTCAACATTGCGTATGGGGGAGACGGCGGAATAAAGTTTGAAGGAACACCGGAAGATATTAAAGTCGAAAAGAAAAAGAAAAGTTACATTTTAAGAACTACCGTTAGGGGAAAAGATGATGTATATAATTTGCTTTTCACTATTTTCAATAACGGAAGTACAACGCTTTCAGTCAATAGTAACAATAGGGCGCCCATTTCTTATGATGGTGTAATTAGAGCGTCAAAAAGCGGCGGAGAATAA
- a CDS encoding META domain-containing protein produces the protein MIKSILSFVFLGIVLTSCNCSKVAKGDGASKLERSWDLNYISGSSVDFDALYPNNKPTINFNLTEKRVSGNNGCNSFNGALVVTGHKIDLTGPMAVTKKMCPQAQEGERLFMSTLPKITSYDITDEGKTLNFISGDIALMRFTRK, from the coding sequence ATGATCAAGAGTATTTTATCTTTCGTTTTTTTAGGAATTGTTCTAACTTCCTGTAATTGCTCTAAAGTAGCAAAAGGGGACGGTGCTTCTAAACTTGAAAGAAGCTGGGACCTTAATTACATCTCCGGTTCAAGTGTTGATTTTGACGCTTTGTATCCCAATAATAAGCCAACCATTAATTTTAATCTGACTGAAAAAAGAGTATCCGGAAATAACGGATGTAATTCTTTCAACGGAGCACTTGTGGTAACGGGTCATAAAATCGATCTGACAGGTCCAATGGCTGTAACCAAAAAGATGTGTCCACAAGCACAGGAAGGAGAACGTCTTTTTATGAGTACTTTGCCTAAAATTACGTCCTATGATATTACAGATGAAGGAAAAACGCTGAATTTTATCTCAGGAGACATTGCATTGATGCGATTTACCAGAAAATAG
- a CDS encoding superoxide dismutase family protein: MKKIIVSFAIITALIIGCKTNTKSNDAKTLTVALEPKSKSTVAGTATFTERKGKVTFAAKITGLQPGVHAIHIHEKADCSAADGSSAGGHWNPTFKKHGKWGVAEYHKGDIGNFTADANGNGNITLTTDEWCIGCGDESKDILGKGLIVHQGSDDFTTQPTGNAGGRVACAGIIK, from the coding sequence ATGAAAAAAATAATCGTTTCCTTCGCCATAATTACAGCTTTAATCATTGGCTGTAAAACCAATACAAAATCAAATGATGCCAAAACCCTAACAGTAGCTTTAGAGCCAAAAAGCAAAAGTACAGTAGCAGGAACAGCCACTTTTACCGAGAGAAAAGGAAAAGTCACTTTTGCTGCAAAAATAACGGGTTTACAGCCGGGAGTACATGCAATTCACATTCATGAAAAGGCAGATTGTAGTGCTGCAGACGGAAGTTCGGCCGGAGGACACTGGAATCCAACTTTTAAAAAACACGGAAAATGGGGTGTTGCCGAATACCACAAAGGAGATATCGGAAACTTTACCGCTGATGCAAATGGTAACGGGAATATAACACTAACTACTGATGAATGGTGCATTGGCTGCGGAGATGAAAGTAAAGATATTCTAGGAAAAGGATTAATTGTTCATCAGGGATCTGATGATTTCACAACACAGCCTACAGGAAATGCGGGCGGAAGAGTTGCCTGTGCCGGAATCATTAAATAA
- a CDS encoding LETM1-related biofilm-associated protein has protein sequence MINPSAPGWIDKFFSEQKFSEAIPFETAESFYHKVRETGFIYGHIIAIDSQIPIPIKGWFKTEISKVALLNTLYGVFCLEKRSSEPNNFISEVLKFYKEMSPEGFNIFKILLPKDTPSLSLENIIDQRVQTNDSIISKNFSHLVTNALLFIDVLAFRQYLEHGTIPEKYLKRIEETVMGIVALALKTKTIKSQHDDLLIKLFEASIRYSKFSKVTVDTLETLQLDYYNHKLEHYYLIDMAGMALWSDGVVENEEAYFLYSLGSMMGISDDFVTKSIETTNTFITTHKKKIPYFNYSNPVKHFYDQMTHSVVKLIVRNKNRLVKEIIQSKELMVLLAYSTTRDLDAKEKKKVKKQLLDICKTIPSLTIFLLPGGSLLLPILIKFIPTLLPSAFNENLDENE, from the coding sequence ATGATTAACCCATCGGCACCAGGCTGGATAGATAAGTTTTTTAGCGAACAAAAGTTTTCAGAAGCTATTCCTTTTGAGACTGCTGAGTCGTTTTACCATAAAGTCAGAGAAACCGGTTTTATTTACGGTCACATCATCGCTATAGATTCTCAGATTCCTATTCCTATAAAAGGCTGGTTCAAAACCGAAATCTCCAAAGTAGCTTTATTGAATACTTTGTATGGTGTTTTTTGTTTGGAAAAAAGAAGCTCAGAGCCTAATAATTTTATTTCTGAAGTTTTAAAATTCTATAAGGAAATGAGCCCGGAAGGTTTTAATATATTTAAAATTCTGCTTCCAAAGGACACTCCTTCTCTTTCTTTAGAAAACATTATAGATCAGCGCGTTCAGACAAATGATAGTATTATCAGTAAGAACTTTTCGCATTTAGTAACCAATGCGCTTTTATTTATTGATGTTCTGGCTTTCAGACAATATTTAGAGCATGGGACTATTCCTGAAAAATACTTAAAACGAATCGAAGAAACCGTTATGGGCATTGTGGCTCTGGCTTTAAAAACCAAAACCATAAAATCTCAGCACGACGATTTACTGATAAAACTTTTCGAAGCCTCTATCCGTTATTCTAAATTTTCGAAAGTTACCGTTGACACTTTAGAAACTTTACAACTGGACTATTACAACCATAAACTGGAACATTATTATTTGATTGATATGGCCGGAATGGCTTTGTGGAGCGATGGTGTTGTCGAAAATGAAGAAGCCTACTTTTTATACTCTTTAGGATCGATGATGGGAATTTCTGATGATTTCGTAACCAAAAGCATCGAAACGACCAACACGTTTATCACTACTCACAAAAAGAAGATTCCTTATTTCAACTATTCCAATCCTGTAAAACATTTTTACGACCAAATGACCCACAGTGTGGTAAAACTGATTGTAAGAAACAAAAACCGATTAGTTAAGGAAATCATTCAAAGCAAAGAGTTAATGGTTCTGCTGGCTTATTCAACCACCAGAGATCTGGATGCTAAAGAAAAGAAAAAGGTAAAAAAACAACTTTTAGACATCTGTAAAACGATTCCCTCGCTCACCATATTTTTACTGCCCGGAGGAAGTTTATTACTACCGATTCTTATCAAATTTATTCCAACTTTACTCCCGTCTGCCTTTAATGAAAACCTGGACGAAAACGAATAA
- the can gene encoding carbonate dehydratase, which translates to MREFYKQLLENNRQWVEKSLALDPNYFADLAKGQTPPLLWIGCSDSRVPANEIIGAKPGEVFVHRNIANMVVHSDMNMLSVLDYAVNVLKVKHVIVCGHYGCGGVKAAMGNQSVGIIDNWIRHIKDEYRLHDKYLNSIEDETERFNTFVEINAKEQVYNLAKTSIVQGAWKNGQDLMLHGWVYGLNSGFVTDLNVNIASNEELDEVYQLDL; encoded by the coding sequence ATGAGAGAGTTTTATAAGCAGTTACTTGAAAACAACAGACAGTGGGTTGAAAAGTCATTAGCATTAGATCCTAATTATTTTGCGGATCTTGCAAAAGGGCAGACACCGCCGTTGTTGTGGATTGGATGTTCAGATAGCCGTGTTCCGGCAAATGAAATTATTGGAGCTAAACCGGGTGAGGTTTTTGTACACCGTAATATTGCTAATATGGTAGTACACTCTGATATGAATATGTTGAGTGTTTTAGATTATGCAGTAAATGTTTTGAAAGTAAAACACGTTATTGTTTGCGGACATTACGGCTGTGGTGGTGTTAAAGCTGCTATGGGTAATCAGTCTGTTGGAATTATCGACAACTGGATTCGTCACATTAAAGATGAATACCGTCTACACGATAAGTATCTAAATTCAATTGAAGATGAAACAGAACGTTTCAATACTTTTGTTGAAATCAATGCAAAAGAGCAGGTTTACAATTTAGCTAAAACATCTATCGTTCAGGGAGCCTGGAAAAACGGACAGGACTTGATGCTTCACGGATGGGTTTACGGTTTAAATTCCGGTTTTGTAACCGATTTAAATGTGAATATTGCTTCAAATGAGGAGCTTGATGAAGTTTATCAGTTAGATCTATAA
- a CDS encoding SulP family inorganic anion transporter has translation MTKKINLFANLKSDFASGLVVFLVALPLCLGIAMASGAPLFSGIIAGVVGGIVVGYLSQSHISVSGPAAGLTAIILTAITDLGAFDVFLMSVFIAGLIQLALGFLKAGSISNYFPTNVIEGMLAGIGIIIILKQLPHAFGYDADFEGDQAFIQNDGSNSFSFLFDVLNHIHLGAVVVSLVSLVILISWEKVPFLKRLKLIPGALVAVITGIILNEFFTSTGSSLAIANEHLVSLPVPKSFDEFKSIIILPNFAAVTNPQVWVVAITIAIVASIETLLCIEASDRMDVQKRYTDTNVELRAQGIGNVVSSLLGGLPMTSVVVRSSANNNAGAKSKMSAIIHGVLLLISVLSIPALLNKIPLATLATVLILVGYKLAKPATFKHFWEKGKYQFIPFIATLVFVVATDLLKGVALGIVISIIFVLRGNLKRAYSFKKEEYEDGDVIHIDLAQEVSFLNKAAIKSTLSEIPENSKVIINAADTEYIAHDVLDLIREFKETRAIDENIKVKLKGFKKAYELENSPEINNHVTIEHYYDVAKRTLVQKENVKENL, from the coding sequence ATGACAAAAAAAATCAATCTTTTTGCCAACCTTAAATCTGATTTTGCTTCAGGTTTAGTGGTTTTCTTGGTGGCTCTTCCATTGTGTTTAGGTATTGCAATGGCTTCGGGAGCACCTTTGTTTTCGGGAATTATCGCAGGTGTTGTTGGAGGTATTGTGGTAGGTTACTTAAGCCAGTCTCATATTAGTGTCTCCGGACCAGCGGCCGGACTGACCGCTATCATTTTAACCGCTATTACAGATTTAGGTGCTTTCGATGTGTTTTTGATGTCTGTTTTTATTGCTGGATTAATTCAATTAGCATTAGGATTTTTAAAGGCCGGAAGTATCTCCAATTATTTTCCTACCAACGTTATTGAAGGGATGTTGGCCGGTATCGGAATTATTATTATTCTGAAACAATTACCCCATGCTTTTGGTTACGATGCCGATTTTGAAGGAGATCAGGCATTTATTCAAAATGACGGAAGCAACTCTTTTTCTTTTCTATTCGATGTTTTAAATCACATACATTTAGGAGCGGTGGTGGTTTCACTTGTTTCTTTGGTGATTTTAATTTCGTGGGAGAAAGTACCCTTCTTAAAAAGATTGAAATTAATTCCGGGAGCACTTGTTGCAGTTATTACCGGAATAATTTTAAACGAGTTTTTTACTTCAACAGGAAGTTCACTGGCAATTGCAAATGAGCATTTAGTTTCTTTGCCGGTTCCAAAATCTTTTGATGAGTTTAAATCAATCATAATTCTGCCAAATTTTGCTGCGGTTACAAACCCACAAGTTTGGGTGGTAGCAATTACAATTGCAATAGTTGCTTCTATTGAGACGCTGTTGTGTATAGAGGCATCTGACAGAATGGATGTTCAAAAACGTTATACCGATACCAATGTTGAGCTTAGAGCGCAGGGAATTGGTAATGTAGTAAGTTCGCTTTTGGGAGGTTTGCCGATGACATCCGTTGTGGTAAGGTCATCTGCAAATAATAATGCAGGAGCAAAATCAAAAATGTCAGCCATCATTCATGGTGTACTTTTGCTAATTAGTGTTTTGTCAATTCCGGCATTATTGAACAAAATACCATTGGCAACTTTGGCAACGGTTTTAATTTTAGTAGGGTATAAATTGGCGAAACCTGCCACTTTTAAACATTTCTGGGAAAAAGGGAAATATCAGTTTATACCGTTTATTGCCACTTTAGTATTTGTTGTAGCAACAGATTTACTTAAAGGAGTTGCTTTAGGAATTGTGATCAGTATTATTTTTGTATTGAGAGGAAATCTGAAAAGAGCTTACAGTTTCAAAAAAGAAGAATATGAAGATGGTGATGTCATCCATATCGATTTAGCACAGGAAGTTTCATTTTTGAATAAGGCTGCGATTAAGTCGACTTTAAGTGAAATTCCGGAAAACTCTAAAGTAATTATCAATGCTGCAGATACGGAGTATATTGCCCATGATGTTTTAGATTTGATTCGCGAGTTTAAAGAAACAAGAGCAATTGATGAAAATATTAAAGTAAAACTTAAAGGATTCAAGAAAGCATATGAACTTGAGAATTCACCGGAGATTAATAATCATGTTACGATAGAGCATTATTATGATGTTGCCAAAAGAACTTTAGTTCAAAAAGAAAACGTAAAAGAAAATTTATAA
- a CDS encoding Dps family protein produces MKTNILGLPVKESELLVKELNVLLSNFQVYYQNLRGLHWNIRGKRFFDLHVKFEELYTDSQLKIDLIAERVLTIGGTPLHTFEDYIKNNKLTVGKNISNDEKAVHLIVSSLTDLLKIERGILKQSDEINDEGTNSMMSDFIAEQEKTIWMMNAWLEEEL; encoded by the coding sequence ATGAAAACAAATATTTTAGGTTTACCGGTAAAGGAGTCAGAATTGTTAGTAAAAGAATTAAATGTTCTGTTGTCAAATTTCCAGGTATATTACCAGAATTTAAGGGGGTTGCATTGGAATATTCGTGGGAAACGTTTTTTTGATTTGCATGTAAAGTTTGAAGAATTGTACACAGATTCCCAGTTGAAAATTGATTTGATTGCAGAAAGGGTTTTAACTATCGGCGGAACTCCTTTACATACTTTTGAAGATTATATTAAAAATAACAAATTAACTGTCGGAAAAAATATTTCAAATGATGAAAAAGCTGTTCACTTAATTGTGAGCTCTTTAACGGATTTATTGAAAATCGAAAGAGGAATTTTAAAACAATCGGATGAAATTAACGATGAAGGGACAAATTCGATGATGAGTGACTTCATTGCAGAGCAGGAAAAAACAATTTGGATGATGAATGCATGGCTTGAAGAAGAGCTGTAA
- a CDS encoding LysR substrate-binding domain-containing protein has product MTITQLQYVLAVAEHKNFTLAAEKCFVTQPTLSMQIQKIEEELSIQIFDRSKKPIQLTDIGQKIVNQAKNIVNEADRIKDIVEQQKGFIGGEFRLGIIPTIMPTLLPMFLNNFIKKYPKVKLLIEELNTDEIILKLKNGHLDAAIAATPLEDEKIKEIVLYFEPFVAYIPEHHASFQKEEIEVADLNINEILLLQDGHCFRDGILNLCKNASDLDQNNFQIQSGSFETLIKLADEGLGTTLLPYLHTLDLKDSDKQKLRNFKEPKPAREVSLIYPKSELKMQIIDALRSTIAGVVKGAIVFQNVQIISPLQQKK; this is encoded by the coding sequence ATGACTATAACTCAATTGCAATATGTATTAGCCGTTGCCGAGCATAAAAATTTCACCCTTGCTGCCGAAAAATGTTTCGTTACCCAGCCTACACTGAGTATGCAGATTCAAAAGATCGAGGAAGAACTTAGCATTCAAATTTTTGACAGAAGCAAAAAACCCATTCAACTTACAGATATTGGTCAGAAAATCGTAAACCAGGCCAAGAATATTGTAAATGAAGCTGATCGTATTAAGGATATTGTAGAGCAGCAGAAAGGTTTTATTGGAGGAGAATTCCGTCTGGGAATTATCCCAACCATTATGCCAACGCTTTTACCAATGTTTCTAAACAATTTCATCAAAAAATACCCAAAAGTAAAACTCCTAATCGAAGAGCTTAATACAGACGAAATAATCCTGAAGTTAAAAAATGGTCATTTGGATGCTGCTATTGCTGCAACTCCGCTTGAAGACGAAAAAATAAAAGAAATCGTATTGTATTTTGAACCTTTTGTGGCTTACATACCGGAACATCATGCCAGTTTTCAAAAAGAAGAAATTGAAGTTGCGGACTTAAACATTAACGAGATTCTGCTTCTTCAGGACGGGCACTGTTTTAGAGACGGAATTTTAAATTTGTGTAAAAATGCCAGCGACCTGGATCAGAATAATTTTCAGATACAAAGCGGAAGCTTCGAGACCCTGATAAAATTAGCCGACGAAGGTTTGGGTACAACGCTACTTCCGTACTTGCACACCTTAGACTTAAAAGATTCCGACAAACAAAAACTGCGTAACTTTAAGGAACCTAAACCTGCTCGTGAGGTAAGTTTGATTTACCCGAAGAGCGAATTAAAAATGCAGATCATTGATGCCCTAAGATCCACAATTGCAGGAGTTGTTAAAGGAGCAATTGTTTTTCAGAACGTTCAGATCATCAGTCCGCTACAACAAAAGAAGTAA
- the mnmD gene encoding tRNA (5-methylaminomethyl-2-thiouridine)(34)-methyltransferase MnmD → MKREIIKTLDGSTTIHLQEWNESYHSKHGAIQEAKHVFIKNGLSLFDAAPVSILEIGFGTGLNAFITFLESGQKQQQIDYVGVEAYPVDAKEVLEMNYVAELEADNYKAVFEKMHECEWNQKEVISADFMLTKRKQFFDEIDDFEIFDLIYFDAFGYRVQPELWSTEIFRKMYQSLKPNGVLVTYAARGVVKRSMIEVGFTVEKLAGPPGKREMFRAFKKV, encoded by the coding sequence GTGAAAAGAGAAATAATTAAAACGCTAGATGGTTCAACAACAATTCATTTGCAGGAATGGAATGAGTCTTACCATTCCAAACACGGAGCGATTCAGGAAGCTAAACATGTATTTATCAAAAACGGTCTTTCGCTGTTTGATGCTGCTCCGGTAAGTATTCTTGAAATAGGTTTCGGAACAGGTTTGAATGCGTTTATTACTTTTCTGGAATCCGGCCAAAAACAGCAGCAGATTGATTATGTTGGAGTAGAAGCTTATCCGGTGGATGCGAAAGAGGTACTTGAAATGAATTATGTTGCTGAATTGGAGGCTGACAATTATAAGGCTGTTTTCGAAAAAATGCACGAATGTGAGTGGAATCAGAAAGAGGTTATCAGTGCCGATTTCATGTTAACCAAAAGGAAACAATTTTTTGATGAAATTGATGATTTTGAAATTTTTGATTTGATTTACTTTGATGCCTTTGGATATCGGGTGCAGCCGGAGCTGTGGAGTACTGAAATTTTTCGAAAAATGTACCAAAGTTTAAAGCCAAATGGAGTTTTAGTAACGTATGCCGCTCGCGGAGTTGTTAAAAGAAGTATGATAGAGGTTGGTTTTACGGTTGAAAAATTGGCAGGACCTCCCGGAAAAAGAGAAATGTTTAGAGCCTTTAAAAAGGTTTAA
- a CDS encoding branched-chain amino acid aminotransferase, with the protein MSTTQTNKIEIRKATSSKISGVDFQNLSFGSVFTDHLFECDFKNGEWQNPVIKPYAPILMDPSSKVFHYGQAIFEGMKAYKDDNNDVWLFRPDENFKRFNNSAVRMAMPEVPEAVFMDGLNELLKIDQEWIQKGNGSSMYIRPFMIATGAGVVANPSDEYKFMILLSPAQSYYGGEVKVIIAEHYSRAANGGIGAAKAAGNYAAQFYPTNLANKDGFQQVIWTDDATHTKLEEAGTMNVFFRINDTLLTAPTSERILDGITRKSLIAIAEKEGLKVEVRPVIVSELVEAAKNGSLKEIFGAGTAAVVSVIKGFSYQDVYYEMAPLENSYASLLKEKLTSLQNKLSEDTFGWTVKVQ; encoded by the coding sequence ATGAGTACAACTCAAACCAACAAAATTGAAATCAGAAAAGCAACTTCGTCAAAAATAAGCGGAGTAGACTTTCAAAATTTAAGCTTTGGTTCTGTTTTTACAGACCATTTATTCGAGTGTGATTTTAAAAATGGAGAATGGCAAAACCCTGTCATTAAGCCTTATGCTCCAATTTTAATGGATCCTTCTTCAAAAGTCTTCCACTACGGACAAGCTATTTTTGAAGGGATGAAAGCTTATAAAGATGACAATAATGATGTTTGGTTGTTCAGACCGGATGAAAACTTCAAACGTTTTAACAATTCAGCAGTTCGTATGGCTATGCCGGAAGTTCCTGAAGCTGTTTTTATGGACGGTTTGAATGAATTATTAAAAATTGATCAGGAATGGATTCAAAAAGGAAACGGAAGCAGTATGTACATCCGTCCTTTTATGATTGCAACCGGTGCCGGTGTTGTAGCAAATCCTTCTGACGAATATAAATTCATGATTCTACTTTCTCCTGCACAGTCTTATTACGGAGGTGAAGTGAAAGTAATTATCGCTGAACATTACAGTAGAGCGGCAAACGGAGGAATTGGAGCTGCCAAAGCTGCCGGAAACTACGCTGCACAATTTTACCCAACCAATCTGGCCAACAAAGATGGTTTCCAACAGGTAATCTGGACAGATGATGCCACACACACTAAACTGGAAGAAGCGGGAACTATGAACGTTTTCTTCAGAATCAATGATACTTTATTAACAGCTCCAACAAGTGAGAGAATCTTAGACGGTATTACCAGAAAAAGTTTGATCGCTATCGCAGAAAAAGAAGGACTTAAAGTTGAAGTTCGTCCTGTTATTGTATCAGAATTGGTAGAAGCGGCTAAAAACGGATCTTTGAAAGAAATCTTCGGAGCAGGAACTGCTGCTGTAGTAAGTGTAATTAAAGGCTTCTCTTATCAGGATGTATATTACGAAATGGCACCTCTTGAGAATTCTTACGCTTCTTTATTAAAAGAAAAACTAACAAGTCTTCAAAACAAACTTTCTGAAGACACTTTTGGCTGGACTGTAAAAGTACAGTAA
- a CDS encoding nucleoside triphosphate pyrophosphohydrolase family protein — MKKQLDAVTEFHTAFKIGHSLEPIADLGETKKLLRYNLMKEENEEYLEAVQNNDLVEIADALGDMMYILCGTIIEHGLQDKIEAVFDEIQRSNMSKLGEDGKPIYREDGKVMKGPNYFKPDFSKLL, encoded by the coding sequence ATGAAGAAACAACTTGATGCGGTGACTGAGTTTCATACTGCTTTTAAAATAGGACATAGCCTTGAACCGATTGCTGATTTGGGAGAGACAAAGAAGCTGCTTCGTTATAATTTAATGAAAGAGGAAAACGAAGAATATCTGGAGGCGGTTCAGAATAACGATTTAGTTGAAATTGCTGATGCTTTGGGAGATATGATGTATATTTTATGCGGAACTATTATTGAGCACGGTTTGCAGGACAAAATCGAAGCAGTTTTTGATGAGATTCAACGCAGTAATATGAGTAAATTAGGAGAAGACGGTAAGCCAATTTACAGAGAAGACGGAAAAGTAATGAAAGGACCAAATTATTTTAAGCCGGATTTTTCAAAATTGCTTTAA